A genomic region of Caldicellulosiruptor acetigenus contains the following coding sequences:
- a CDS encoding carbohydrate ABC transporter permease has product MERIEKSASYKMSASDINLKILAYTVVGIFALICLIPFVVMTSSSFNLESDIIKNGYCLFPRKFSLLAYKVIFSAPDRLIGSYILTICNTLLGTTIGLFLISMTGYVLQRPDYAYRNAISFYIYFTTLFSGGLVPYYLLITRGLHLKDNYLVLLIPGLMNPWLIILMKNFMKSIPHEITESAKIDGAGDFTIFIKLILPLAKPALATVGLFLALGYWNEWFNGMLFLSTTMKYKPLQLYLYEIITKADMLRNTPASKYIPPQNLPTETAKLATAVIATGPIVLAYPFVQRYFIKGITIGAVKG; this is encoded by the coding sequence ATGGAGAGAATAGAAAAATCTGCATCATATAAAATGTCAGCATCAGATATAAACTTAAAAATTTTAGCATATACAGTTGTGGGAATTTTTGCATTGATATGCCTTATTCCATTTGTTGTTATGACCTCATCTTCTTTTAATTTAGAGAGCGACATTATAAAAAACGGATATTGTTTATTTCCGCGCAAGTTTTCGCTCTTAGCATATAAAGTAATATTCAGTGCCCCTGATAGACTCATTGGTTCTTATATCTTGACAATTTGCAACACCCTGCTTGGGACTACAATAGGACTATTTTTGATATCAATGACAGGATATGTTCTACAAAGACCGGACTATGCATATAGAAATGCTATATCATTTTACATTTATTTTACTACACTTTTTTCAGGTGGACTTGTACCATACTATCTGCTGATAACAAGAGGATTGCATCTAAAAGACAATTATTTGGTGCTTTTAATTCCTGGTCTAATGAATCCATGGCTTATTATTCTAATGAAAAACTTTATGAAGTCAATTCCACATGAAATAACTGAATCGGCAAAAATTGATGGGGCAGGAGACTTTACAATATTTATCAAGCTAATACTTCCTCTTGCTAAACCTGCTCTTGCAACTGTTGGACTGTTTTTAGCACTGGGATATTGGAATGAGTGGTTCAATGGAATGCTCTTTTTATCCACAACAATGAAATACAAGCCTTTGCAGCTTTACTTATATGAAATTATCACCAAAGCAGATATGCTCAGAAATACACCTGCAAGCAAGTATATTCCACCACAAAATCTACCGACAGAAACTGCAAAATTGGCAACTGCTGTTATTGCGACAGGTCCGATTGTGCTTGCATATCCATTTGTTCAGAGATATTTCATAAAAGGTATTACTATTGGTGCTGTAAAAGGTTAA
- a CDS encoding ABC transporter permease: protein MSSKSKSNAWKTFKQNKTLVIMSLPAIVFFFIFSYIPMPGIYIAFTDYRYDLGIFKSPFVGFENFRFLIESGDLLRLVRNTVLYNIAFILVGNIFQIFLALLLNEINNRTYRKITQSFMLLPHFISYVLVGLFVYNVMNYDYGLLNILLKKVGLNPIPTYSNPDIWPYVLVAVNLWKNAGYGSIIYFATLTSIDPEIIESAMIDGASHVQKIRYILLPLLRPTFVILLLFSLGGILRGDFGLFYNVVGATNALLYEKTDIIETFVFRSLVNDFNFSMASAVSFFQSVFGFFLVVFTNWLVKKIEPDYALF, encoded by the coding sequence ATGAGTTCTAAAAGCAAATCTAATGCTTGGAAAACATTTAAACAGAATAAAACACTAGTTATTATGAGCCTTCCCGCAATAGTTTTCTTTTTCATTTTTTCCTATATACCAATGCCAGGCATTTACATTGCTTTTACAGACTATAGATATGACCTTGGAATATTTAAAAGCCCATTTGTTGGATTTGAAAATTTCAGGTTTTTGATTGAATCAGGAGATTTATTGAGACTTGTGAGAAATACAGTCTTGTATAACATTGCTTTTATATTAGTGGGTAATATATTTCAAATATTTTTGGCACTTCTTCTAAATGAAATAAATAATAGAACGTATAGAAAGATTACACAATCTTTTATGCTTCTTCCGCATTTTATTTCATATGTGCTGGTAGGACTTTTTGTCTACAATGTTATGAATTATGATTATGGACTGTTAAACATTTTATTAAAGAAAGTGGGTTTAAATCCTATTCCTACTTATTCTAATCCAGATATATGGCCGTATGTGCTTGTTGCAGTAAATCTATGGAAAAATGCAGGGTATGGTTCTATTATTTATTTTGCAACATTGACATCTATTGATCCAGAGATTATCGAATCTGCTATGATTGATGGTGCATCTCATGTCCAGAAAATAAGATATATTTTGCTTCCATTGCTCAGACCTACTTTTGTTATCTTACTTTTATTTTCTCTTGGTGGGATTTTGAGGGGAGATTTTGGACTCTTCTATAATGTTGTAGGTGCTACAAATGCGCTTTTGTATGAAAAAACAGATATTATTGAAACATTTGTTTTTAGATCATTGGTCAATGATTTCAATTTTTCCATGGCAAGTGCAGTAAGTTTTTTCCAGTCAGTATTTGGATTTTTCTTAGTAGTATTTACAAACTGGCTTGTTAAAAAGATTGAACCTGATTATGCGTTGTTCTAA
- a CDS encoding glycoside hydrolase family 30 protein, with protein MKKRVCRKILCFLIVVAISFYFLVVRRDTNMVLSNVQASPQNLEIWLTTVDQKNLLKKQNTSDFVKKNVNKSKYIIKIDPKKKYQTMEGFGASLTDASAYLIAKVLPENEREKVLKKLFDYKEGIGISFLRQPMGASDYATKIYSYDDMPKGESDFEMKHFSINHDKEYIIPLLKKAVQINKQLKIMATPWSPPGWMKTTDSMIGGSLWPDCYEAYANYFVKFINEYKKEGIEIYAITPQNEPLYVPPHYPGMSMSAEEQAEFIKNYLGPAFKKNNIKTKILCYDHNWDVPEYVMTVYKDKEAYKYISGSAWHCYAGSHETMTKIHNLFPDKEIWFTEASGGEWIPAFEKAFLDQMMHVIRAPRNWAETVVWWNIALDENNGPTVLPHSTCRGLVKIEQKTKKVIYNVDYYTLGHISKFVKPGAVRIDSNTYQNDLENVAFLNPDKSVVLIISNRTSENKIATVQYLNKNFNIYIPAKAAMTLCWK; from the coding sequence ATGAAAAAGAGAGTTTGTAGAAAAATTCTGTGTTTTTTAATTGTAGTTGCAATTAGCTTTTACTTTTTAGTAGTGAGGAGAGATACTAATATGGTTTTAAGCAATGTGCAAGCAAGTCCCCAAAATTTAGAAATTTGGCTTACCACGGTTGACCAAAAAAATCTTCTTAAAAAGCAAAACACAAGTGATTTTGTTAAGAAAAATGTTAACAAATCAAAGTATATTATTAAGATTGACCCCAAAAAGAAATATCAAACCATGGAAGGTTTTGGTGCCTCATTAACAGATGCATCTGCATATCTTATTGCTAAGGTATTACCAGAGAATGAAAGAGAAAAAGTCTTAAAAAAACTTTTTGATTACAAAGAAGGTATAGGAATCTCTTTTTTGAGGCAACCTATGGGAGCAAGTGATTATGCAACAAAGATCTATTCTTACGATGATATGCCAAAAGGTGAAAGTGATTTTGAAATGAAACATTTTAGCATTAATCATGATAAGGAATACATAATCCCACTTTTAAAAAAGGCGGTGCAAATTAATAAACAGTTAAAGATTATGGCAACTCCTTGGAGTCCGCCAGGATGGATGAAGACTACAGATAGTATGATAGGAGGTAGTCTTTGGCCAGATTGCTACGAAGCATATGCAAATTATTTTGTTAAGTTTATCAATGAGTACAAAAAAGAAGGAATAGAAATATATGCTATTACACCACAAAACGAGCCATTGTATGTGCCACCTCACTATCCGGGGATGTCCATGAGCGCAGAAGAACAGGCAGAATTTATAAAGAATTATCTTGGTCCAGCTTTTAAGAAAAATAATATAAAAACTAAGATATTATGCTATGACCATAACTGGGATGTTCCAGAATATGTTATGACAGTTTATAAGGATAAAGAGGCGTATAAATACATTTCAGGTTCTGCTTGGCATTGCTATGCAGGAAGTCATGAGACAATGACCAAAATTCATAACCTTTTTCCAGACAAAGAGATTTGGTTTACGGAAGCATCAGGTGGTGAATGGATACCAGCATTTGAAAAGGCTTTTCTTGACCAAATGATGCATGTTATACGTGCACCAAGAAACTGGGCAGAGACAGTGGTGTGGTGGAACATAGCACTTGATGAAAATAACGGACCAACAGTTTTACCACATAGTACTTGCCGCGGTTTAGTTAAAATTGAGCAGAAAACAAAGAAGGTCATATACAATGTAGATTATTATACTCTTGGCCATATAAGTAAATTTGTGAAACCTGGAGCTGTTCGAATAGATTCAAATACCTACCAAAACGATTTAGAAAATGTTGCATTTTTAAATCCTGATAAATCTGTAGTGCTTATAATATCCAACAGAACATCTGAAAATAAAATTGCAACAGTTCAATACTTGAACAAAAATTTTAATATATATATTCCAGCAAAAGCAGCCATGACTTTGTGTTGGAAGTAA
- a CDS encoding LacI family DNA-binding transcriptional regulator, translating into MKKNRVTIYDIAKEANVSVATVSRVINNSGPVKKEKKEEILRIIQKYNYTPNVLARSLITNQTKLIGVILPDIINPFFNQLCIEVEKNAHRHGYNVILCNSFSNYDLESVYIRSLLEKQVDAIVFMAGRITNYKLKKKYLEELVLAKERTYIVTINGIYQDVCNCNIVTDEKKGLEELMQLISKKGYRKVGFILGEKNISATEDKKRWFLEYAEMFNLRTRKEWLIEAGFTFEAGKKGADYITSQAEIPEVIMCVNDIVAVGALKKLQEKKFKVPEDIKITGFDDIEIGKYLSPSLTTVNQNYEQIGKKVIEEIIKKDSKTKTILIPTKLVERESC; encoded by the coding sequence ATGAAAAAAAATCGTGTCACCATTTATGATATAGCAAAGGAAGCAAATGTCTCAGTTGCGACTGTGTCACGAGTTATCAATAATAGTGGTCCGGTCAAAAAAGAGAAAAAAGAAGAAATATTGAGAATTATCCAGAAGTATAATTATACTCCTAATGTGTTGGCAAGAAGTTTAATTACCAATCAAACGAAACTAATCGGTGTTATATTACCAGATATTATAAATCCTTTTTTTAACCAACTATGTATAGAAGTCGAAAAGAATGCTCATCGACATGGTTACAATGTTATCCTTTGTAATTCATTTAGCAATTATGATTTGGAATCAGTCTATATAAGATCTTTGCTTGAAAAACAAGTAGATGCAATTGTATTCATGGCGGGCAGAATAACAAACTACAAGCTTAAAAAAAAGTACTTAGAAGAATTAGTTTTAGCGAAAGAAAGAACTTATATTGTTACAATAAATGGTATATATCAGGATGTCTGTAATTGCAATATAGTTACTGATGAAAAAAAGGGATTAGAAGAATTAATGCAGCTCATATCTAAGAAGGGATACAGAAAAGTTGGATTTATTTTGGGCGAAAAAAATATAAGTGCAACAGAAGATAAAAAAAGATGGTTTTTGGAATATGCCGAAATGTTTAATTTAAGAACAAGAAAGGAATGGTTGATAGAAGCGGGGTTTACATTTGAAGCTGGGAAAAAAGGCGCTGACTATATTACAAGTCAAGCAGAAATTCCTGAAGTAATTATGTGTGTGAATGATATTGTTGCAGTAGGTGCATTGAAAAAGCTTCAAGAAAAAAAATTCAAAGTCCCTGAAGACATAAAAATAACAGGGTTTGATGATATTGAAATAGGGAAATATCTTTCACCATCTTTAACTACTGTAAACCAAAACTATGAGCAGATAGGCAAAAAAGTTATAGAGGAAATCATAAAAAAGGATAGTAAAACAAAAACAATATTAATTCCTACAAAATTGGTTGAAAGAGAATCGTGCTGA
- a CDS encoding DUF3502 domain-containing protein produces MKIKKLVGIFVVLAFLTIVVLSNVNVLGSVKKPSTYVVIKYYVMGDPPQNDQVQKAQEEWNKILKQTINTGMEIKFIGWADWYTKYNLLLASGEPLDLVYTSSTWLNMWGNAQKGAFKELDDLLPKYAPKLWKQVKPEEWDQVRYKGKIIAVPENLFTHYVNNGFVYRGDWAKKFGIKLPIKDWYTFGKYLEGIKKNLPGVIPYDVTGNSSKASELFSGWVISNTDAVELPIDTGGHKLFWGKSYKDKYTLYSPVFDKTFEEYAKLMKQWASKGFWREDVLNFKGDTTQLLYEGKTGAERAHPDSFSGLRREMDKRQPGSDLQFFAFSDTRNNLVKQPITQDAIAVGRYSKYPDRALMVLEQIRTNQKVYRLLHYGREGVNYWIKDGKYYTPPNFDSNKYGFWTNAWGTRIDAFVLPSINEWEGLKEYYARYNKIAKPYPYGRLVLDLKSIQPQIAALSNVTSTLGTAISFGKVNDPVKAVEEYRAKLKRAGYDKVFKEIQRQLLEFKKLETGK; encoded by the coding sequence ATGAAGATTAAAAAGCTTGTGGGAATTTTCGTTGTTTTAGCATTTTTGACTATAGTTGTATTGTCAAATGTCAATGTTTTGGGAAGTGTTAAAAAACCTTCTACCTATGTTGTAATTAAGTATTACGTAATGGGCGACCCACCTCAAAATGACCAGGTGCAAAAAGCTCAGGAAGAGTGGAACAAGATACTGAAACAGACAATTAATACTGGAATGGAAATTAAATTTATTGGGTGGGCTGATTGGTACACAAAATATAATCTGCTTCTTGCATCAGGAGAACCTCTCGATTTAGTTTATACTTCCTCAACATGGCTTAATATGTGGGGTAATGCTCAAAAAGGTGCTTTTAAAGAATTAGATGATTTACTTCCAAAATATGCTCCAAAACTATGGAAGCAAGTAAAGCCTGAAGAGTGGGACCAGGTAAGGTATAAAGGTAAAATAATTGCTGTGCCAGAAAATTTATTTACTCACTATGTCAACAATGGATTTGTCTACAGAGGAGACTGGGCTAAAAAGTTTGGCATCAAGCTTCCTATCAAAGATTGGTATACTTTTGGAAAGTACTTAGAAGGTATAAAGAAAAATCTACCTGGTGTAATTCCTTATGATGTAACTGGAAATTCAAGCAAAGCGTCTGAGTTATTTAGCGGCTGGGTAATATCAAATACAGATGCAGTTGAGCTTCCAATTGACACAGGTGGTCACAAACTATTTTGGGGCAAGTCGTATAAGGATAAATATACCCTTTATTCACCAGTATTTGACAAGACATTTGAAGAATATGCAAAACTTATGAAACAGTGGGCAAGCAAAGGATTCTGGCGCGAAGATGTTTTGAACTTTAAGGGTGATACTACACAGCTGCTATATGAAGGTAAGACCGGTGCTGAAAGAGCTCATCCCGATTCATTTAGTGGTTTAAGGCGAGAAATGGACAAGAGGCAACCTGGTTCTGATTTGCAGTTCTTCGCGTTTAGTGATACAAGAAACAACCTTGTAAAACAGCCAATAACCCAGGATGCTATTGCAGTGGGAAGATATAGCAAGTATCCAGACAGGGCATTGATGGTGCTTGAACAAATTAGAACTAATCAAAAGGTTTATAGGCTTTTGCACTATGGCCGTGAAGGTGTAAACTATTGGATTAAAGATGGGAAATATTATACTCCTCCAAACTTTGATTCAAATAAATATGGTTTTTGGACAAATGCATGGGGAACAAGGATAGATGCTTTCGTGCTACCGTCAATAAATGAATGGGAAGGTCTTAAGGAGTACTATGCAAGATACAACAAAATTGCAAAACCATATCCATATGGAAGACTTGTACTTGATTTAAAATCAATTCAACCCCAAATTGCTGCATTGTCTAATGTAACAAGCACCTTGGGAACAGCTATAAGTTTTGGAAAGGTAAATGACCCAGTAAAAGCTGTAGAAGAATATAGAGCAAAACTCAAAAGAGCAGGTTATGATAAGGTATTTAAGGAAATTCAACGCCAGCTATTAGAGTTTAAGAAACTTGAAACAGGCAAATAA
- a CDS encoding S-layer homology domain-containing protein, with the protein MAVDDNFSDVSKDAYYYNEVGIAKKLGIVKGTGNNNFKPEDPITREEMMVIISRVLNICNAKVEKGDKNELAIYNDRDMISEYAIEDVATLIKNGIIKGSQNNIKPKAITTRAEAAVVIYRLVNLLLN; encoded by the coding sequence ATGGCTGTAGATGATAATTTCAGTGATGTATCTAAGGATGCATATTATTACAATGAAGTAGGTATAGCTAAAAAGTTGGGTATTGTAAAAGGAACAGGGAACAATAATTTTAAACCAGAAGATCCAATTACAAGAGAAGAAATGATGGTTATAATCAGCAGGGTACTTAATATCTGCAATGCTAAAGTCGAAAAAGGAGACAAAAACGAATTGGCAATTTATAACGATAGGGATATGATAAGTGAATATGCAATTGAAGATGTTGCAACTTTGATTAAGAATGGGATTATAAAAGGTTCACAAAATAATATAAAACCCAAAGCTATCACTACAAGAGCTGAAGCAGCAGTTGTAATATACAGGCTAGTAAACCTCCTCCTAAATTAA